The following coding sequences lie in one Panicum virgatum strain AP13 chromosome 6N, P.virgatum_v5, whole genome shotgun sequence genomic window:
- the LOC120678329 gene encoding short-chain dehydrogenase reductase 2a-like, with product MPCDTSDWLKFGHEIENLKDKHRHLDIFYNNIEFNHVSALLSDSKAFENTMAANFQSVLDSINLASAVMKSQNQKGGCILLRSSTMGLLGDVVPSAYSISQAAAIGVIRAKAAELAVYGVRVDSISQHANVHKRVLKSIFPHAEDDHLEHMIKKYMMTRTAGDDDVANAAVYLASEYGKSLTGNNLILNGEFAL from the coding sequence ATGCCCTGCGACACAAGCGACTGGCTGAAGTTTGGGCACGAGATCGAAAACCTCAAGGATAAACACAGGCATCTCGACATCTTCTACAACAACATCGAGTTCAACCACGTGTCTGCTTTGTTGAGCGACAGCAAAGCCTTCGAGAACACCATGGCGGCCAACTTCCAGTCCGTCCTGGACAGCATCAATCTCGCCAGTGCTGTGATGAAGAGCCAGAACCAGAAGGGAGGCTGCATCCTCCTGAGGAGCAGCACCATGGGCTTGCTCGGCGACGTCGTGCCGTCGGCCTACAGCATCTCCCAGGCCGCAGCCATCGGCGTGATCCGGGCCAAGGCGGCAGAGCTGGCGGTGTACGGCGTGCGGGTGGATTCTATCTCGCAGCACGCTAACGTTCACAAGCGCGTGCTCAAGTCAATCTTCCCCCATGCCGAGGATGACCACCTTGAACATATGATCAAGAAATACATGATGACCAGGACGGcgggcgacgacgacgtggcCAACGCGGCGGTGTACCTTGCGTCGGAGTACGGTAAGAGCCTGACAGGGAACAACCTCATCCTGAACGGCGAGTTCGCTCTTTAG
- the LOC120680008 gene encoding uncharacterized protein LOC120680008, with the protein MASAAILRSAARSFRLRRPLDQQGCLLARRSVEGLSPTTRLLGSSVPTEGEQKDKVHEKTGDMYQRLSMKIDRLSDIMDENSRLLKQVEAQMKENKHAGAIDLTPWLVSTFVFFSLVYLLMKNNSMTDFKKRTTT; encoded by the exons ATGGCGTCAGCGGCGATCCTCCGCTCGGCCGCCCGCTCgttccggctccggcggccgctGGATCAGCAGGGGTGCCTTCTCGCGCGGCGCTCCGTGGAGGGCCTGAGCCCGACCACTCGCCTCCTCGGCAGCTCCGTCCCGACAGAG GGGGAACAGAAGGATAAAGTCCACGAGAAGACAGGAGATATGTATCAAAGGTTGTCAATGAAGATCGACAGGCTTTCAGATATAATGGATGAGAACTCGAGGTTGCTTAAGCAAGTGGAGGCTCAGATGAAAGAAAACAA GCATGCTGGAGCGATAGATTTGACTCCGTGGCTTGTGTCCACTTTTGTTTTCTTCTCCCTAGTGTATCTCTTGATGAAGAACAACAGCATGACTGACTTCAAAAAAAGAACAACAACATGA